A region from the Lemur catta isolate mLemCat1 chromosome 7, mLemCat1.pri, whole genome shotgun sequence genome encodes:
- the LOC123641816 gene encoding olfactory receptor 5D13-like produces the protein MNHSSASVFRIQNNHTVGVTFILLGFSEYVDLQVLLFLVFLAIYTVTVLGNLGMIVIIRVNPRLHTPMYFFLSHLSFVDFCYSTTVTPKLLENLVVEDRTISFTGCIMQFFFACIFVVAETFMLAVMAYDRFVAVCNPLLYTVVMSQKLCSLLVAASYFWSIMCSLTYTYFLSTLSFCGTNIINNFVCEHAAIVAVSCSDPYISQKIILVSATFNEISSLMIVLTSYVFIFITVMKMPSPGGRHRAFSTCASHMTAITIFHGTILFLYCIPNSKSSWLMVKVASVFYTVVIPMLNPLIYSLRNKDVKDTVRKLINMKLLCHKI, from the exons ATGAATCACTCAAGTGCTTCTGTATTTAG GATCCAAAATAATCACACTGTTGGAGTCACCTTTATCCTCTTGGGCTTCTCAGAATATGTGGACCTCCAGGTGCTCCTGTTCCTGGTGTTCCTGGCCATCTACACAGTCACTGTGCTGGGGAACCTGGGCATGATTGTGATCATCAGGGTCAACCCCAGactccacacccccatgtacttttTCCTCAGCCACTTGTCGTTTGTGGATTTCTGTTATTCCACCACAGTGACACCCAAACTGCTGGAGAACTTGGTTGTGGAGGACAGGACCATCTCCTTCACAGGATGCATCATGCAGTTCTTCTTTGCCTGCATCTTCGTGGTGGCAGAAACCTTCATGTTGGCAGTGATGGCCTATGACCGATTTGTGGCAGTTTGCAACCCTCTGCTCTACACAGTTGTCATGTCCCAGAAGCTTTGTTCCTTGTTGGTTGCTGCATCATATTTTTGGAGTATAATGTGTTCCTtaacatacacatattttttgtCCACCTTATCATTTTGTGGAACTAACATCATAAATAACTTTGTCTGTGAGCATGCTGCCATTGTTGCTGTGTCCTGCTCTGACCCCTACATTAGCCAGAAGATCATTTTAGTCTCTGCTACATTCAATGAAATAAGCAGCCTGATGATTGTTCTAActtcttatgtttttatttttatcactgtcATGAAGATGCCTTCACCTGGGGGGCGCCATAGagccttctccacctgtgcctCCCACATGACCGCCATCACCATCTTCCATGGAACCATCCTGTTTCTCTACTGCATTCCTAACTCCAAAAGCTCATGGCTCATGGTCAAGGTGGCCTCTGTCTTTTATACTGTGGTCATTCCCATGCTTAACCCCCTGATCTATAGCCTCCGGAACAAAGATGTAAAAGACACGGTCAGGAAGTTAATCAATATGAAATTATTATGTCATAAAATATAA
- the LOC123642115 gene encoding olfactory receptor 5D13-like, translating into MTISESHYSGVTFILLGFSEYVDLQVPLFLVFLAIYTVTVLGNLGMIVIIRVNPKLHTPMYFFLSHLSFVDFCYSTTVTPKLLENLVVEDRTISFTGCIMQFFFACIFVVAETFMLAVMAYDRFVAVCNPLLYTVVMSPKFCATLVAGPYAWGIVCSLTLTYFLLELSFRGNNIINNFVCEHAAIVAVSCSDPYISQKIILVSATFNEISSLMIVLTSYVFIFITVMKMPSPGGRHRAFSTCASHMTAITIFHGTILFLYCIPNSKSSWLMVKVASVFYTVVIPMLNPLIYSLRNKDVKDTVRKLINNKLFCHTL; encoded by the exons ATGACCATTTCAGAGAgtcatta TTCTGGAGTCACCTTTATCCTCTTGGGTTTCTCAGAGTATGTGGACCTCCAGGTGCCCCTATTCCTGGTGTTCCTGGCCATCTACACAGTCACTGTGCTGGGGAACCTGGGCATGATTGTGATCATCAGGGTCAACCCCAAactccacacccccatgtacttttTCCTCAGCCACTTGTCGTTTGTGGATTTCTGTTATTCCACCACAGTGACACCCAAACTGCTGGAGAACTTGGTTGTGGAGGACAGGACCATCTCCTTCACAGGATGCATCATGCAGTTCTTCTTTGCCTGTATCTTCGTGGTGGCAGAAACCTTCATGTTGGCAGTGATGGCCTATGACCGATTTGTGGCAGTTTGTAACCCTCTGCTCTACACAGTTGTCATGTCCCCAAAGTTCTGTGCAACATTAGTGGCTGGGCCCTACGCATGGGGTATAGTTTGTTCCCTGACACTCACCTATTTTCTACTGGAATTATCCTTCAGAGGAAATAATATCATAAATAACTTTGTCTGTGAGCATGCTGCCATTGTTGCTGTGTCCTGCTCTGACCCCTATATTAGCCAGAAGATCATTTTAGTCTCTGCTACATTCAATGAAATAAGCAGCCTGATGATTGTTCTAActtcttatgtttttatttttatcactgtcATGAAGATGCCTTCACCTGGGGGGCGCCATAGagccttctccacctgtgcctCCCACATGACCGCCATCACCATCTTCCATGGAACCATCCTGTTTCTCTACTGCATTCCTAACTCCAAAAGCTCATGGCTCATGGTCAAGGTGGCCTCTGTCTTTTATACTGTGGTCATTCCCATGCTTAATCCCCTGATCTATAGCCTCAGGAACAAGGATGTAAAAGACACAGTCAGGAAGTTAATcaataacaaattattttgtcACACATTGTAA
- the LOC123642114 gene encoding olfactory receptor 5D18-like: MVLGEGNQSSVTTFILLGFSEYPHLQAPLFLVFLAIYTVTMVGNWFIIVVIRINPKLQTPMYFFLGHLSFLDFCYSNVFTPKLLETLAVEDRTISFSGCMAQFFFGCAFVITEMFMLAAMAYDRFVAVCNPLLYTVAMSRKLCALLVAGAYICGGLCSMTLMYSLLELSYCGPNIINHFGCEYSAILSLACSDPTFSQMACLAISIFSEACSLLVILTSYVFIVVTIIKMPSTGGLRKAFSTCASHLTAITIFHGTVLLLYCVPNSNSSWLLVKVATVFFTVVIPMLNPLIYSLRNKDVKETVRSLINFRFHSCS, encoded by the coding sequence ATGGTCCTAGGTGAAGGAAACCAGAGCTCCGTGACCACGTTCATCCTCTTGGGCTTCTCAGAATATCCACACCTCCAGGCACCCCTCTTCCTGGTATTCTTGGCCATCTACACAGTCACTATGGTGGGGAACTGGTTCATAATTGTGGTCATAAGAATTAATCCCAAACTTCAAACACCCATGTACTTTTTCCTAGGACATCTATCCTTTCTGGATTTTTGTTACTCCAATGTATTTACACCCAAACTGTTGGAGACCTTGGCAGTGGAAGACAGAACTATCTCCTTCAGTGGATGCATGGCACagtttttctttggctgtgcattCGTGATCACAGAAATGTTCATGTTAGCAGCAATGGCCTATGACCGGTTTGTGGCTGTGTGTAACCCCCTGCTCTACACAGTTGCCATGTCTCGCAAGCTCTGTGCTCTCCTGGTAGCTGGGGCTTACATATGCGGTGGACTCTGTTCCATGACACTCATGTATTCTCTTTTGGAACTTTCCTACTGTGGACCTAACATCATAAATCACTTTGGCTGTGAGTACTCTGCCATCCTCTCTCTGGCCTGCTCTGACCCCACCTTCAGCCAGATGGCCTGTTTAGCCATTTCTATATTTAGTGAGGCTTGCAGCCTTCTGGTCATCCTCACCTCCTACGTCTTCATAGTTGTCACTATTATCAAGATGCCTTCTACAGGTGGACTGCGgaaggccttctccacctgtgcctCCCACCTGACTGCCATCACCATTTTCCATGGTACTGTCCTCCTTCTCTACTGTGTGCCCAACTCCAACAGCTCATGGCTCCTGGTCAAGGTGGCCACTGTGTTTTTTACAGTTGTGATCCCCATGCTGAATCCCCTTATCTATAGCCTTAGGAACAAAGATGTGAAAGAGACAGTCAGGAGCTTAATCAACTTCAGATTTCATTCTTGCTCATAA
- the LOC123641818 gene encoding olfactory receptor 5D13-like produces the protein MMLSKGNQSGIPTFILLGFSEYPELRVPLFLFFLSIYIVTVVGNLGMIIIIKINPKLHTIMYFFLSHLSFVDFCYSTVVTPKLLENLVVEDRTISFSGCIMQFCFACIFAVTETFMLAAMAYDRFVAVCNPLLYTTTMSQKLCILLVAGSYTWGVVCSLTLTYFLLELSYCESSIINNFICDHSVIISVSCSDPYISQMLRFAIAVFNETSSLMIILISYILIFITVMKMPSASRRSKTFSTCASHLTAITIFHGTILFLYCVPNPKMSRLIVKVASVFYTVVIPMLNPLIYSLRNKDVKNMFGKLVLTKLLCHSL, from the coding sequence ATGATGTTATCCAAAGGAAATCAAAGCGGCATACCTACTTTTATTCTCCTGGGTTTCTCAGAATACCCAGAACTCCGGGTTCcactctttctgtttttcttgtccATCTACATAGTCACTGTGGTGGGGAATTTGGGCATGATAATAATCATCAAGATCAATCCAAAGCTCCACACAATCATGTACTTTTTCCTCAGTCATTTGTCCTTTGTAGACTTCTGTTATTCCACCGTAGTTACACCAAAACTGTTGGAGAACTTGGTTGTGGAAGACAGGACCATCTCTTTCTCTGGATGCATCATGCAATTTTGTTTTGCTTGCATTTTTGCAGTGACAGAAACTTTCATGTTAGCAGCGATGGCCTATGACCGTTTTGTGGCAGTTTGTAACCCCTTGCTCTATACCACTACTATGTCTCAGAAGCTTTGCATTCTTCTGGTGGCTGGGTCTTACACATGGGGTGTAGTGTGTTCCCTGACACTCACGTATTTTCTTCTTGAACTATCCTATTGTGAATCTAgcatcataaataattttatctgtGACCACTCTGTAATTATTTCTGTCTCCTGCTCAGACCCCTATATCAGCCAGATGTTGCGTTTTGCTATTGCTGTATTCAATGAGACAAGCAGCTTGAtgattattcttatttcatataTACTCATTTTCATCACTGTTATGAAGATGCCTTCTGCAAGCAGGCGCTCAAAAACCTTCTCCACCTGTGCTTCCCACCTGACTGCCATCACCATCTTTCATGGAACCATTCTTTTCCTTTACTGTGTTCCTAATCCTAAAATGTCTAGGCTCATAGTAAAAGTGGCTTCTGTTTTTTACACAGTAGTAATTCCCATGCTGAATCCACTGATCTATAGTCTTAGGAACAAAGATGTGAAGAATATGTTTGGAAAATTAGTTCTCACTAAATTGCTCTGTCActcattataa
- the LOC123641817 gene encoding olfactory receptor 5D18-like, producing MVLDEGNQSSAATFILLGFSEYPHLQAPLFLMFLAIYTVTLVGNWCIIVVTRINPKLQTPMYFFLGHLSFLDFCYSNVFTPKLLENLLVEDRTISFSGCMAQFFFGCTFVITEMFMLAVMAYDRFVAVCNPLLYTVAMSHKLCALLVAGTYLWGGLCSLTLTYSLLELSYCGPNIVNHFGCEYSAILSLACSDPTFSQMACLIISTFNEACSLLVILASYVFIVVTIIRMPSAGGLRKAFSTCASHLTAITIFHGIILLLYCVPNSNSSWLLVKVATVCFTVVIPMLNPLIYSLRNKDVKETVRSVINARLHSHS from the coding sequence ATGGTACTAGATGAAGGAAACCAGAGCTCTGCGGCCACGTTCATCCTGTTGGGTTTCTCAGAATATCCACATCTCCAGGCACCCCTCTTCCTGATGTTCTTGGCCATCTACACAGTTACTCTGGTGGGGAACTGGTGCATAATTGTGGTCACAAGAATTAATCCCAAACTTCAAACACCCATGTACTTTTTCCTGGGACATCTATCCTTTCTGGATTTTTGTTATTCCAACGTATTTACACCCAAACTGTTAGAGAACTTGCTAGTGGAAGACAGAACTATCTCCTTCAGTGGATGCATGGCACAGTTTTTCTTTGGCTGCACTTTTGTGATCACAGAGATGTTCATGTTAGCGGTGATGGCCTATGACCGGTTTGTGGCTGTGTGTAACCCCCTGCTCTACACAGTTGCCATGTCTCACAAGCTCTGTGCTCTCCTGGTAGCGGGGACTTACTTATGGGGTGGACTCTGTTCCCTGACACTCACATATTCTCTTTTGGAACTTTCCTACTGTGGACCTAACATCGTAAATCACTTTGGCTGTGAGTACTCTGCCATCCTCTCTCTGGCCTGCTCTGACCCCACCTTCAGCCAGATGGCCTGTTTGATCATTTCTACATTCAATGAAGCTTGTAGCCTCCTGGTCATCCTCGCCTCCTACGTCTTCATAGTTGTCACTATCATCAGGATGCCTTCTGCAGGTGGACTGCGgaaggccttctccacctgtgcctCCCACCTGACTGCCATCACCATTTTCCATGGGATCATCCTCCTTCTCTACTGTGTGCCCAACTCCAATAGCTCGTGGCTCCTGGTCAAGGTGGCCACTGTGTGTTTTACAGTGGTGATCCCCATGCTGAATCCCCTTATCTACAGCCTTAGGAACAAGGATGTGAAGGAGACAGTCAGGAGCGTAATCAATGCTAGACTTCATTCTCACTCATAA